A single Triticum dicoccoides isolate Atlit2015 ecotype Zavitan chromosome 2A, WEW_v2.0, whole genome shotgun sequence DNA region contains:
- the LOC119357684 gene encoding tau-cadinol synthase-like codes for MASHDATAPVFHPTVWGDFFINYNPEPLQMSEERMTERSNQLKEKIIGLFSCGTIVEQLNLVDTLQHLSVDHHFHEQIDSTLRSTHAGEFNSSSLHHVALRFRILRQQGFWVSPDVFSKFKDEHGAFHVTVTNDPRGLLSLYNAAYLFIHGETELEESISFARRHLESMEGKLDYPLGEQVRRALDLPLPRTLKRVEVLHYMSEYKEEPPHNTSILEFAKLDFNLLQRLHLKELKALSRWWKNLYREVGLNYSRDRVVECYFWAYTAYYEKEYTRARTILAKIILERSLLDDTYDVRATLVECRQLNEAIQRWEESAISLLPEYLQKFYLKLMSTFKEFEDVLKPDEKYRVAFSTKAFQILSSNYLQEAEWFHQNHKPRFNDQVKVSGVCSGGPWVCVGLLVGMGDTATKEALEWALGCTDAVRACAEVTRFMNDLASFKRGKNKNDVVSSVECYISEHGVASEVAIAKIGSLIEDAWKTTNQARIELPELLLPAVQRVANITISMPFMYDDKTDAFTFSSHLEGTIKRLFVSPIEL; via the exons ATGGCGTCTCATGATGCTACCGCGCCTGTGTTTCATCCCACGGTCTGGGGTGACTTCTTCATCAACTACAATCCAGAACCGTTACAG ATGTcagaggaaaggatgacggagaggTCCAATCAACTGAAGGAGAAAATAATCGGGTTATTTTCATGCGGTACCATAGTTGAGCAACTGAACCTTGTAGACACACTACAACACCTAAGCGTAGATCATCATTTTCATGAACAAATTGACTCCACATTAAGAAGCACTCATGCTGGTGAATTCAATAGCTCCAGCCTTCATCATGTCGCCCTTCGGTTCCGCATACTGAGGCAGCAAGGCTTTTGGGTGTCTCCAG ATGTATTCAGCAAGTTCAAAGACGAACATGGGGCCTTCCATGTTACCGTAACTAACGACCCAAGGGGGCTATTAAGTCTATACAATGCAGCATACCTTTTTATCCATGGGGAGACAGAGCTTGAAGAAAGCATCTCATTTGCGAGGCGACACCTCGAATCGATGGAAGGTAAGCTTGATTACCCATTGGGAGAGCAAGTCAGGCGCGCCCT TGACTTGCCGCTGCCAAGGACCTTGAAGAGAGTAGAGGTGCTGCATTATATGTCAGAGTACAAAGAAGAGCCGCCGCACAACACCTCCATTTTGGAGTTCGCCAAACTGGATTTTAACCTTCTGCAACGTCTCCACTTGAAGGAGCTCAAGGCTCTCTCTAG ATGGTGGAAAAATCTTTACAGAGAAGTGGGGCTAAACTACTCGCGGGATCGTGTGGTTGAGTGCTACTTCTGGGCGTATACAGCATACTATGAGAAAGAGTATACACGTGCAAGGACGATTCTTGCCAAGATAATC CTTGAACGGAGTCTCTTGG ACGACACTTACGATGTCCGTGCTACTTTGGTGGAGTGTAGACAGCTCAATGAAGCTATACAAAG ATGGGAGGAGAGTGCTATTTCTCTTCTACCAGAGTACTTACAGAAGTTCTACCTCAAGCTGATGAGCACCTTCAAGGAGTTTGAGGACGTATTGAAACCGGATGAGAAGTACCGGGTCGCTTTTAGCACAAAAGCG TTTCAAATATTATCAAGCAACTATCTCCAAGAAGCCGAATGGTTTCATCAGAATCACAAGCCAAGATTCAATGATCAAGTGAAGGTATCTGGTGTGTGCTCAGGTGGACCATGGGTATGTGTTGGGTTGCTAGTGGGTATGGGCGATACTGCAACCAAGGAAGCACTGGAATGGGCCCTCGGCTGTACTGATGCCGTCAGGGCTTGCGCAGAGGTGACACGTTTCATGAATGATCTTGCTTCATTTAAG CGTGGGAAGAACAAAAATGATGTGGTCAGCTCCGTGGAATGTTACATCAGTGAGCACGGTGTGGCGAGTGAGGTCGCCATTGCCAAGATAGGGTCTCTGATCGAAGATGCATGGAAGACTACGAACCAAGCACGCATTGAGCTCCCTGAGCTGCTGCTTCCGGCGGTGCAGCGAGTCGCAAATATAACGATCAGCATGCCCTTCATGTATGATGACAAGACAGATGCCTTTACGTTCAGCAGCCATCTTGAGGGGACGATTAAGCGACTGTTTGTCAGTCCCATTGAGCTCTAG
- the LOC119353519 gene encoding lipase-like, whose translation MGSRRWVAAAAAAAMVAFLLLSAASHGGRRGPSFNSNNRTFVFNYTLAKTIVEYASAVYMTDLTALYTWTCSRCNDLTKGFEIRCIIVDIQNCLQAFIGVDHNLNAVIVAIRGTQENSVQNWIKDLVWKQVDLNYPNMPDAKVHTGFYSAYNNTLLRPAITNAVRKARRLYGDISIIVTGHSMGGAMASFCALDLAISLGSDTVHLMTFGQPRIGNAAFASYFEQYVPSAIRVTHEHDIVPHLPPYFFFLPHLTYHHFPREVWEHDVDGNTTFRVCDGSGEDPDCCRSVFALFLSASDHLTYMGVEIAADDWSTCRIVMAQSVERLQLYLKSHVITWKNPVDIIIADHSVQTDPSSSS comes from the exons ATGGGGAGTCGGCGGtgggtcgcggcggcggcggcggcggccatggtggcctTCTTGCTGCTGTCCGCAGCCTCGCACGGAGGACGGAGAG GACCCAGTTTCAACAGCAACAACCGGACTTTTGTTTTTAATTATACCCTAGCGAAGACTATTGTGGAATATGCTTCAGCA GTGTATATGACGGACCTAACAGCTCTATATACATGGACATGCTCAAGATGTAATGACTTGACTAAA GGCTTTGAGATTAGGTGTATAATTGTCGATATCCAGAACTGCTTGCAG gcattcattggtgttgatcATAATCTCAATGCTGTAATCGTTGCAATCAGGGGAACTCAAGAGAACAG TGTACAGAACTGGATTAAGGACCTGGTATGGAAGCAAGTTGACCTAAACTATCCAAACATGCCTGATGCGAAG GTCCACACTGGATTTTACTCTGCTTACAATAATACACTTTTACGTCCAGCCATCACAAATGCTGTTCGCAAGGCAAGAAGATTGTATGGAGATATTAGCATAATAGTTACAGGGCATTCGATGGGAGGAGCTATGGCTTCTTTCTGTGCACTTGATCTCGCT ATTAGCCTTGGAAGTGACACTGTTCATCTCATGACTTTTGGGCAACCACGTATTGGCAATGCTGCCTTTGCCTCCTACTTTGAACAATATGTACCCAGTGCGATCCGAgtgacacatgaacatgatattgtGCCTCATTTACCCCCTTATTTCTTCTTCCTTCCGCACCTGACATACCACCACTTCCCTAGAGAG GTATGGGAACATGATGTTGATGGCAACACAACCTTCCGAGTTTGCGACGGCAGCGGAGAAGATCCAGATTGTTGCAG GAGTGTGTTTGCGTTGTTCTTGAGCGCCTCAGACCATCTGACCTACATGGGTGTTGAGATAGCAGCAGACGACTGGAGCACCTGCAGAATCGTCATGGCCCAGAGCGTCGAACGGCTCCAATTGTATCTTAAGAGTCATGTTATCACGTGGAAGAACCCTGTCGATATCATCATTGCAGATCATAGCGTGCAGACTGATCCGAGCAGTTCCAGCTAG